The DNA region ATATCAACCACATCATTAAATATCGTATAAAACTGATGGTATTTTGGTTTGTAAGGGAACGCAAGCTCATTGCCCACGCACCAACTCAAAAGCGCGGGGTGATGCTTAAACCTATTTACAATACCGGCAATCCTTCCCACATGGGCACTGGCCTCCTGGGTTTTATAAAAGTTATCTATACTTTCGCTTGGAGGCATTGGCAAACCTGCTATTACAGCTAAATGATGTGCCTGAGCCGAATCTAAAATACTTCCTAAGTTTAAGGTATCCCAAACCCTTATCGTATTGCCTCCGGCTTCGTTCAATCGTTTTAAGTTTGTAAAACCGGAAGCCCCTTTTACGAAAAACGGCTCACCATTACGATACAGTGAATATTTGCCATTCTTGTTTTTGATGTAAACTCCATTTTTATTGACATTATGAGGTTGTGATCGATTACAAGATAAAGAGAAAAGGCAAAGTATCAGGCAGCTAATAATTAATCGTAAAAGAGGACATCTCATAAATAGTAGTTCGGTTCATTTAAAAAAGCAAACGATATTTTTATAGTCATATATAAAACTCTTCGTCTTTGAATAAAAGAAATTCCAAAGCAGGTTTCGGTTCATGTTGCGAATATTCAAAAAATCATGTAAATATTGACTGTATACGGAAAGTATAATTAATAGTTTATATGTAGATCAGGAATTAAGAGCAGGAGTGGAGCAGAGAGCAGATACACTTTACCGTTGGTTTGTTTGGAGTCCATTTGCAGGATAAATTACCTGAATTTATCGAACGGATAAGGCGACAAGAAAATGATGTTTGTACCCTCCATACCTAAAATCATGTTAGGCTTTCTTAAAACCGTGCTCTACCGCCCAGGCATTATTTAAATAACATATAGTACAGGCAAAGCATCGCTGAAACTTGTTTCAAACAGCCCCTCAGATGTTTCAACGCCACGGTTATCTGGTTTTCAACTGTTCGTTTGGATATTCCTAAGCGGGCGGCAATTTCCTGGTTACTCAGGTTTTCCATGCGGCTCATGTAAAATATTTCCTGGCAGCGCTTGGGCAACTTCTCCAGGTAATAACTCAGTTCCTGTAACAACTCCTGGTTTTTGATCCGGAAGTCACCCTGGTTGTAGTCGGGGAAAATGCCTGCTTCCAGATTATCCAACTCCAGAATTACGGGGCGCTTCGCTGCACGCACGCGATTATAAACCTGGTAGCGGATGGCCGAGAGCAAAAAATTGGGGACAGATTCTATTTCCAGTCGACGCCGGCGATCCCAAATATTCAGGAAAACATCATGTACCGCTTCTTCACTATTTTCACGGTCTTTCAGGTACCGGAGGGCAGTCTTATATAATCTTACCCAATACCGGTCAAAAAGTAGGGCGAACGCGTGCTCATCGTCATTACGTACGGCAAGCCACAGCTCCTGATCACTAATATGAGAATTGTACATACAATTGGTTGGATAAAATTAGGAAAAGCCGATCAAACTTATTCAACATTTAAGCCCGGGCGGGAAAAAAAGTTAAAAATGTATGTGTGTGCCGGCATAAAATTTACACTAACACCATATAAACCTGCAATTGCAACCTGATGATAACTAAAAACGAGTTCCTTGCGCTGTATGAAAAATATATGAGCGGCCAATGTACCGATGCTGAAAAACAGCTATTGGATACATACCGCGATGAAATGCAGTTAGCCGACGAGGTTTGGGATAATGAAGAGGTTAGTGAAGCCGATGTACATGCGCGGATTTGGAAAAAATTAAGTGAAAGCAGGCAAAAGGCTATTATCATAAAACCTCTTAAACAAACGAGCTACAAATGGCTATGGGTGGCTGCTTCATTAGTTGCTATAGCTGTATTGGCTGGCTTGCTGTTTATACCTGTTAAAAAGGATAATACCACAGGTACAATGGCTAAGAATACTAAAACAACCATATTACCCGGAAGCAACAAGGCGTATCTTACGTTGGCTAATGGCAACAAGATAGTACTTGATGACGCCAAAAATGGCCAGCTGGCGGCTGGGGCGGGCGTAAAAGTAAGTAAAGCAGCCAACGGCGTAGTGGTTTATAAATTTGACAAAAAAAACGG from Mucilaginibacter sp. SJ includes:
- a CDS encoding RNA polymerase sigma factor; this translates as MYNSHISDQELWLAVRNDDEHAFALLFDRYWVRLYKTALRYLKDRENSEEAVHDVFLNIWDRRRRLEIESVPNFLLSAIRYQVYNRVRAAKRPVILELDNLEAGIFPDYNQGDFRIKNQELLQELSYYLEKLPKRCQEIFYMSRMENLSNQEIAARLGISKRTVENQITVALKHLRGCLKQVSAMLCLYYMLFK